The Deinococcus sonorensis KR-87 genome includes a window with the following:
- a CDS encoding NPCBM/NEW2 domain-containing protein, with protein MTTHLRNSLGWSVALGLLLAACSQPVTPPPSGAEPRPWTYKAEAGGQKRLTLAAGSISLVDGPLLSARNGSGPFERNRSNGSSTEGDGAALTVNGVRSATGLGVHAHSELNYALQSTTQLGCTFSASVGVDDEVGDDGSVVVQVAVDGVPRYTSPVLTGRSPARNVSVRLDQASTLTLSVTDAGDGADHDHADWLNPVIRCTETVAATAGRPDPTFQTGGFGRPASVTALQPDGRILGFGVEPAPPDEQPQKFFVARLLPDGKPDASFKAPALSFSAANTALSVAVQPDGDVLLLGRASLPRSPLPDLSNDNFLFLQRLLPGGQPDPSFGNGADAGYPGTLFLEWPGDARALTVQPDSRVLIGGSQGSAFVVRALLPDGQPDASFGVEGERVLDLGPAARLETLTTLPDGRFLAAGRSGDQGGQPTVVRFTASGAPDPTFGAAGVTRLDDPAATVHAALLRPGGQALLAGTVQVGAAQVCALWQLTPDGAPDSTFHASPDLTVTAPADQPTSLALQADGRSIMGGCAMNAAPALFRFLDNGTADFSYGGPAGAAVQDSRSVLLQPGRGAVSGLTQLSRLLP; from the coding sequence ATGACAACACATCTCAGAAACTCACTCGGCTGGAGCGTGGCGCTGGGGCTGCTGCTGGCCGCCTGCAGTCAGCCTGTCACGCCGCCACCTTCAGGAGCGGAACCTCGTCCCTGGACCTACAAGGCCGAGGCCGGGGGCCAGAAGCGCCTGACGCTGGCCGCCGGCAGCATCAGTCTGGTGGACGGGCCGCTGCTGTCGGCCCGCAACGGCTCCGGTCCCTTTGAGCGCAACCGCAGCAACGGCAGCAGCACCGAGGGTGACGGCGCCGCGCTCACCGTGAACGGTGTGCGGTCCGCGACCGGCCTGGGCGTGCATGCCCACAGTGAACTGAACTACGCGCTGCAGAGCACCACACAGCTGGGCTGCACCTTCAGCGCCAGCGTGGGGGTGGATGATGAGGTGGGCGATGACGGATCGGTGGTGGTTCAGGTGGCCGTAGATGGCGTCCCCCGGTACACCAGCCCGGTCCTGACCGGCCGCAGTCCCGCCCGCAACGTCTCAGTGCGGCTGGATCAGGCCAGCACGCTCACGCTGAGCGTCACCGACGCGGGCGACGGAGCCGACCACGACCACGCCGACTGGCTCAATCCGGTGATCCGCTGTACCGAGACGGTCGCGGCGACAGCGGGCCGGCCGGACCCGACCTTCCAGACCGGCGGGTTTGGCCGCCCGGCCAGCGTAACCGCCCTGCAGCCGGACGGCCGCATTCTGGGCTTCGGGGTGGAACCGGCCCCACCTGACGAGCAGCCTCAGAAGTTCTTCGTGGCGCGGCTGCTGCCGGACGGCAAGCCGGACGCCAGCTTCAAGGCGCCCGCACTGTCCTTCTCTGCAGCGAACACCGCGCTGAGCGTGGCCGTGCAGCCGGACGGCGACGTCCTGCTGCTGGGCCGGGCCAGCCTCCCCAGGAGCCCGCTGCCCGACCTGAGCAACGACAATTTCCTGTTCCTGCAGCGGCTGCTCCCGGGCGGTCAGCCGGACCCCAGCTTCGGGAACGGAGCGGATGCGGGGTACCCCGGCACGCTGTTTCTGGAGTGGCCGGGCGACGCCCGCGCCCTGACGGTCCAGCCGGACAGCCGAGTGCTGATCGGCGGCAGCCAGGGCAGCGCGTTTGTGGTACGGGCGCTGCTGCCGGACGGTCAGCCGGACGCCAGCTTCGGCGTGGAGGGTGAGCGCGTGCTGGACCTGGGACCAGCGGCCCGGCTGGAAACGCTGACGACCCTGCCGGACGGCCGCTTCCTGGCCGCCGGCCGCAGCGGCGACCAGGGAGGCCAGCCCACCGTGGTACGGTTCACGGCCAGCGGCGCACCGGACCCGACCTTCGGCGCGGCCGGCGTCACCCGACTCGACGACCCGGCAGCGACCGTGCATGCCGCGCTGCTGCGGCCCGGCGGTCAGGCGCTGCTGGCCGGAACGGTCCAGGTGGGCGCCGCTCAGGTGTGTGCCCTGTGGCAGCTGACCCCGGACGGCGCGCCCGACAGCACCTTCCACGCCTCGCCGGACCTGACCGTGACCGCCCCGGCGGACCAGCCCACTTCTCTGGCCCTGCAGGCCGACGGGCGCAGCATCATGGGCGGCTGTGCCATGAACGCTGCGCCCGCACTGTTCCGATTCTTGGACAATGGGACGGCCGATTTTAGCTACGGCGGCCCCGCCGGCGCAGCGGTGCAGGACAGCCGCAGCGTCCTGCTTCAGCCAGGCAGGGGTGCGGTCAGCGGGCTGACTCAGCTGAGCCGGCTGCTCCCCTGA
- the mnmE gene encoding tRNA uridine-5-carboxymethylaminomethyl(34) synthesis GTPase MnmE: MTRLGLQDTIAAVATAPGHAGVGVVRLSGPDALPLADRLFAGRRTPSRTPAGRFLYGQVLDEQGEALDDGLCLVFRGPHSYTGEDVAELQTHGSPAVLERVLTRALELGARAARPGEFTLRAYLAGRLDLSQAEAVLNLVNAQTETARRQATLGLQGALSERIAAVQRQVTRTLSAIQALLDYPEEGVPEEERDRPLRQAMAELRTLISTSRAGRLATRGARLAIVGRPNAGKSSLLNALLGYERSIVTSRPGTTRDYLEAQLELAGVPITLVDTAGLRLTDDEIEAAGVRQAETLARHADLVLLLEDGHQPRDPLPQLEGLPMLRVQTKQDLPPVWQDPAALTVSARTGEGLAELREAIRAALLGDAARSEVWLGSERQVDAARRALQHLEAATTLPDELASYELEQALQALSELTGRDVQEDVIDGVFRNFCVGK; this comes from the coding sequence ATGACCCGCCTCGGCCTTCAAGACACCATCGCCGCCGTCGCCACCGCTCCCGGCCATGCCGGGGTGGGGGTGGTGCGGCTCAGCGGCCCGGACGCGCTGCCGCTGGCCGACCGGCTGTTCGCGGGCCGCCGCACCCCCAGCCGCACCCCGGCGGGCCGTTTCCTGTACGGGCAGGTGCTGGACGAGCAGGGCGAAGCGCTGGACGACGGCCTGTGTCTGGTGTTCCGGGGGCCGCACAGCTACACCGGCGAGGACGTGGCCGAGCTGCAGACGCACGGCAGCCCGGCAGTGCTGGAGCGGGTGCTGACCCGGGCGCTGGAACTGGGCGCGCGGGCGGCCCGGCCCGGCGAGTTCACGCTGCGGGCCTACCTGGCGGGCCGCCTGGACCTCTCGCAGGCGGAGGCGGTGCTGAACCTGGTGAACGCCCAGACCGAGACGGCCCGGCGGCAGGCGACGCTGGGCCTGCAGGGGGCGCTGTCGGAGCGCATCGCGGCGGTGCAGCGGCAGGTGACGCGCACCCTGAGCGCCATTCAGGCGCTGCTGGACTACCCGGAGGAGGGCGTGCCGGAGGAGGAACGCGACCGGCCTCTGCGGCAGGCGATGGCCGAGCTGCGCACGCTGATCTCCACCAGCCGGGCGGGGCGGCTCGCCACACGCGGGGCCCGGCTGGCCATCGTGGGGCGGCCGAACGCGGGCAAGAGCAGCCTGCTCAACGCTCTGCTGGGGTATGAGCGCAGCATCGTGACCAGCCGCCCCGGCACCACCCGCGACTACCTGGAAGCGCAGCTGGAGCTGGCCGGCGTGCCGATCACGCTGGTGGACACCGCCGGGCTGCGCCTGACCGACGACGAGATCGAGGCGGCCGGGGTGCGGCAGGCCGAGACGCTGGCGCGCCACGCCGATCTGGTGCTGCTGCTGGAGGACGGCCACCAGCCGCGCGACCCGCTGCCGCAATTGGAGGGGCTGCCGATGCTGCGGGTGCAGACCAAGCAGGATCTGCCGCCGGTGTGGCAGGACCCGGCCGCCCTGACGGTCAGTGCCCGTACCGGGGAGGGGCTGGCAGAGCTGCGCGAGGCGATCCGCGCGGCGCTGCTGGGTGACGCGGCCCGCAGCGAGGTGTGGCTCGGCAGCGAGCGGCAGGTGGACGCGGCCCGCCGCGCCCTGCAGCACCTGGAGGCGGCTACGACCCTGCCGGATGAGCTGGCCAGCTACGAGCTGGAGCAGGCGCTGCAGGCGCTCTCGGAGCTGACCGGCCGCGACGTGCAGGAGGACGTGATCGATGGCGTGTTCCGCAATTTCTGCGTCGGCAAGTAG
- a CDS encoding dienelactone hydrolase family protein — translation MPQDQMISFAAGSRTLQAYVARPQGAGPHPGVLVIHEIFGLRDDIRRAADRMAQAGYVAMAVDLFTDQNRAVCMTRMLAGIFLNSLEHQGIRDTRTALGVLGTLEGVDASRLGAIGFCMGGSLAVALACSDDRVRAVAPYYGFNPRPLEAVRRSCPVVGSYPGQDVTRQQGERLRAELDDEGIPNDIRIYEGTRHSFANAGPSFDAVASVDAWNRVLAFFDEHVRGEENLAGR, via the coding sequence ATGCCCCAGGACCAGATGATCTCGTTCGCGGCCGGGTCGCGGACCCTCCAGGCCTACGTCGCTCGCCCGCAGGGAGCCGGGCCGCATCCGGGCGTGCTGGTAATCCACGAGATCTTCGGGCTGCGCGACGACATCCGGCGGGCCGCCGACCGGATGGCCCAGGCCGGCTACGTGGCGATGGCGGTGGACCTGTTCACCGATCAGAACCGGGCGGTGTGCATGACCCGGATGCTGGCGGGCATCTTCCTGAACAGCCTGGAGCACCAGGGCATCCGCGACACCCGAACGGCGCTGGGGGTGCTGGGTACGCTGGAAGGCGTGGACGCTTCACGGCTGGGCGCCATCGGCTTCTGCATGGGCGGCAGCCTGGCCGTGGCGCTGGCCTGCAGCGACGACCGGGTGCGGGCGGTCGCGCCGTATTACGGCTTCAACCCCAGGCCGCTGGAGGCGGTGCGGCGCAGCTGTCCGGTAGTGGGCAGCTACCCTGGCCAGGACGTGACCCGGCAGCAGGGCGAGCGGCTCCGGGCCGAACTGGACGACGAGGGCATCCCCAACGACATCCGGATCTACGAGGGCACCCGGCATTCGTTCGCCAACGCCGGCCCCTCCTTTGACGCGGTGGCGAGCGTGGACGCCTGGAACCGGGTGCTGGCCTTCTTCGACGAGCATGTGCGTGGCGAGGAGAACCTCGCAGGCCGCTGA
- the folE gene encoding GTP cyclohydrolase I FolE codes for MPIPNTNEALNPTADATGLADLTGQWLSLIGEDPQREGLIKTPERVEKAWRFLTGGYRQTLAEVAGDAVFQAEGSEMVVVKDIEFYSMCEHHMLPFYGRAHIGYIPGNQILGLSKFARITDLYARRLQVQERLTTQIAEAVQELLQPQGVAVVLEGIHLCMAMRGVQKQNSTTTTSAMRGTFKSDQRTRAEFMSAIQTRLGQR; via the coding sequence ATGCCCATTCCCAACACCAATGAGGCCCTGAACCCCACGGCAGACGCCACCGGCCTCGCCGACCTGACCGGGCAGTGGCTCAGCCTGATCGGGGAAGACCCGCAGCGCGAGGGCCTGATCAAGACGCCCGAGCGGGTGGAGAAGGCCTGGCGCTTCCTGACCGGCGGCTACCGTCAGACGCTGGCGGAGGTGGCCGGCGACGCGGTCTTCCAGGCGGAAGGCAGCGAGATGGTGGTGGTCAAGGACATCGAGTTCTACTCGATGTGCGAACACCACATGCTGCCGTTCTATGGCCGCGCCCACATCGGCTACATTCCCGGCAACCAGATTCTGGGTCTGTCCAAGTTTGCCCGCATCACGGACCTGTACGCCCGCCGGCTGCAGGTGCAGGAGCGCCTGACCACCCAGATTGCGGAGGCGGTGCAGGAACTGTTGCAGCCGCAAGGTGTGGCGGTGGTGCTGGAAGGCATCCACCTGTGCATGGCCATGCGCGGCGTGCAGAAGCAGAACAGCACCACCACCACCAGCGCCATGCGCGGCACCTTCAAAAGCGATCAGCGCACCCGTGCCGAGTTCATGAGCGCCATTCAGACGCGGCTGGGTCAGCGCTGA
- a CDS encoding response regulator transcription factor, translating to MSQTILIVEDEPRLADILEQYLRREGYHTERAGSGLRALELWRAARPALLLLDLMLPEMDGLEVARRVRAESEVPIIMLTARDEEVDRLVGLGIGADDYVVKPYSPREVVARVRAVLRRAQGSAPQPTRFQVGELRLDLAAFEAHCGPEPLDLTVAELRLLSALAREEGHVRTRTELLSALGGLERGTDERAVDAHVKNLRRKLGSCGAQLETVRGVGYRLRA from the coding sequence ATGTCCCAGACCATCCTGATCGTGGAGGACGAGCCGCGCCTGGCCGACATCCTGGAGCAGTACCTGCGGCGCGAGGGCTACCACACCGAGCGGGCCGGCAGCGGGCTGCGCGCCCTGGAACTGTGGCGCGCGGCGCGCCCGGCCCTGCTGCTGCTGGACCTGATGCTGCCGGAGATGGACGGCCTGGAGGTGGCGCGGCGGGTGCGCGCCGAGTCAGAGGTGCCGATCATCATGCTCACGGCACGCGACGAGGAGGTGGACCGGCTGGTGGGCCTGGGCATCGGGGCCGACGACTACGTGGTCAAGCCGTACAGCCCGCGCGAAGTGGTGGCGCGGGTACGGGCGGTGCTGCGCCGGGCCCAGGGCAGCGCGCCGCAGCCCACCCGCTTTCAGGTGGGTGAGCTGCGGCTGGATCTGGCCGCGTTCGAGGCGCACTGCGGCCCGGAGCCGCTGGACCTGACGGTGGCCGAATTGCGGCTGCTCTCGGCGCTGGCCCGCGAGGAGGGTCACGTGCGCACCCGCACCGAGCTACTCTCCGCGCTGGGCGGCCTGGAGCGCGGCACCGACGAGCGCGCCGTGGACGCCCACGTCAAGAACCTGCGCCGCAAGCTGGGGTCCTGCGGGGCGCAGCTGGAGACGGTGCGCGGCGTGGGCTACCGGCTGAGGGCATGA
- a CDS encoding adenylosuccinate synthase yields the protein MPGIAIIGAQWGDEGKGKITDFLAPQAEFVVRYQGGANAGHTVTAKGQTFKLNLLPSGVLHPGAVSVLGDGMVIDPMKFIEERDNLLAAGLQPDLRISDRAHLVLPHHKYVDGRKDFVGTTGRGIGPAYADRARRVGIRFGDLLDEAVLRERVERLLEAKPNSTRDAGWTDVDAALKDLAPIREQLSPFVHDTGAQLREAVKAGRNVLFEGAQATLLDLNYGTYPFVTSSHPTVGGIIVGTGVSHKAINRVYGVAKAFNTRVGHGPFATEVFGEMEQRLRGDGSQPWDEFGTTTGRARRVGWLDLALLGYAVDVNGMDGLVINKMDVLAGIDTLKVCVAYGSEGQPVYREMKGWSTTEGAVSRATLPKEAQAYLDLIEETVNCPVVIFSAGPAREQTYGEVSWS from the coding sequence ATGCCTGGAATCGCAATCATCGGGGCGCAGTGGGGAGACGAGGGCAAGGGCAAGATCACCGACTTCCTGGCCCCTCAGGCCGAGTTCGTGGTGCGCTATCAGGGCGGCGCCAACGCGGGCCACACCGTCACGGCCAAGGGCCAGACCTTCAAGCTCAACCTGCTGCCCAGCGGGGTGCTGCACCCGGGCGCCGTGAGCGTGCTGGGCGACGGCATGGTCATCGACCCGATGAAGTTCATCGAGGAGCGCGACAACCTGCTCGCGGCCGGTCTGCAGCCGGACCTGCGCATCTCGGACCGCGCGCATCTGGTGCTGCCGCATCACAAGTACGTGGACGGCCGCAAGGACTTCGTGGGCACCACCGGGCGCGGCATCGGTCCGGCCTACGCGGACCGGGCGCGGCGGGTGGGCATCCGGTTCGGCGACCTGCTGGACGAGGCGGTGCTGCGCGAGCGGGTGGAGCGGCTGCTGGAAGCCAAGCCCAACAGTACCCGTGACGCCGGCTGGACCGACGTGGACGCGGCCCTGAAGGATCTGGCGCCCATCCGCGAGCAGCTGTCGCCGTTTGTCCACGACACCGGAGCGCAGCTGCGCGAGGCGGTCAAGGCCGGGCGCAACGTGCTGTTCGAGGGCGCGCAGGCCACCCTGCTGGACCTGAACTACGGCACCTACCCCTTCGTGACCAGCAGTCATCCCACTGTGGGCGGCATCATCGTGGGCACCGGCGTGAGCCACAAGGCCATCAACCGGGTGTACGGCGTGGCCAAGGCCTTCAACACCCGGGTGGGACACGGCCCCTTTGCCACCGAGGTGTTCGGGGAGATGGAGCAGCGGCTGCGCGGCGACGGCTCTCAGCCGTGGGACGAATTCGGCACCACCACCGGGCGCGCCCGCCGGGTGGGCTGGCTGGACCTGGCGCTGCTCGGCTACGCGGTGGACGTGAACGGCATGGACGGGCTGGTCATCAACAAGATGGACGTGCTGGCCGGCATCGATACCCTTAAGGTCTGCGTGGCCTACGGCAGCGAGGGCCAGCCGGTCTACCGCGAGATGAAGGGCTGGAGCACCACCGAGGGGGCCGTCAGCCGCGCCACGTTGCCCAAGGAGGCGCAGGCCTACCTGGACCTGATCGAGGAGACGGTGAACTGCCCGGTGGTGATCTTCTCGGCCGGCCCGGCCCGCGAGCAGACCTACGGTGAGGTGAGCTGGTCCTGA
- a CDS encoding SHOCT domain-containing protein: MARERYARGEIDAEQYEALRRTLGDPTASAAPERS; the protein is encoded by the coding sequence ATTGCCCGCGAGCGCTATGCCCGCGGCGAGATCGACGCCGAGCAGTATGAGGCGCTCCGGCGTACCCTGGGCGACCCGACCGCGTCGGCCGCTCCAGAGCGCTCGTAA
- a CDS encoding DUF1684 domain-containing protein: protein MVPDAAPAPPLADLTLLDWRRRLADLYAEVRAGYATDPAAAHAHWQRVRAELYRQHPQSPLPPERRSSFMDLPVWPYDLAYAFEAPLLGGLPEDAFVVQTSAGHDLPLRRLGRLPLHNDYHDLGTLDAYWIEVYGGGLFIPFRDASAGHTSYGGGRYLLDTVKSADLGSRDRRLILDFNFAYHPSCFHDPRWSCPLAPPQNVLVAEIRAGERL, encoded by the coding sequence ATGGTTCCTGACGCTGCCCCGGCTCCGCCGCTCGCTGACCTGACCCTGCTTGACTGGCGGCGCCGGCTGGCCGACCTGTACGCCGAGGTCCGTGCCGGGTACGCCACGGACCCGGCGGCCGCCCACGCCCACTGGCAGCGGGTGCGGGCGGAGCTGTACCGGCAGCATCCGCAGTCGCCACTGCCCCCGGAGCGCCGGTCGAGCTTCATGGACCTCCCGGTCTGGCCCTATGACCTGGCCTACGCCTTCGAGGCGCCGCTGCTGGGCGGGCTGCCCGAGGACGCGTTCGTGGTGCAGACCTCGGCCGGCCATGACCTGCCGCTGCGCCGACTGGGCCGGCTGCCCCTGCACAACGATTACCACGACCTGGGCACGCTGGACGCCTACTGGATCGAGGTGTACGGCGGCGGCCTGTTCATTCCGTTCCGGGACGCCAGCGCCGGCCACACCAGCTACGGCGGCGGGCGCTACCTGCTGGATACGGTCAAGAGTGCTGACCTGGGCAGCCGGGACAGACGGCTGATCCTGGACTTCAACTTCGCCTACCACCCGTCGTGCTTCCACGACCCGCGCTGGAGCTGCCCGCTGGCCCCACCACAGAACGTGCTGGTAGCGGAAATCCGTGCCGGGGAGCGGCTGTGA
- a CDS encoding GNAT family N-acetyltransferase, which yields MPEWTVRAACAADAEALAPLVSAAYLGQWITTPEQLVARMDAAGPNHFVLVAEAEGAVQAGVLASGFPTAPAAVRLQWCGVPSASTPLYLAALSWVATSAPDVRQLISVVREDHADQVAFLTAAGFRNAHQSWGAHLALPDLDLTRYDALEERLYLAGYETERLAWPAPAADLASLYRLWEQGVQDAPRNPTTTPDPLSPETFRSQLQQEVVFLVRWKGQPVASTRLTPTGDSVDTEHTVVDRAHRGRGLATVVKAASLGWARAEGYTRASTGGSVANLPMLRVNQRLGYRPEPMWLTWVRPLDMTEQG from the coding sequence ATGCCTGAATGGACTGTCCGTGCGGCCTGCGCCGCCGATGCCGAAGCGCTGGCGCCGCTGGTCAGCGCCGCCTATCTGGGCCAGTGGATCACCACGCCCGAACAGCTGGTGGCCCGGATGGACGCGGCCGGGCCCAACCACTTCGTGCTGGTCGCTGAAGCCGAGGGTGCGGTGCAGGCCGGCGTGCTGGCCTCTGGGTTTCCGACGGCGCCCGCCGCAGTGCGGCTGCAGTGGTGCGGCGTTCCGTCCGCCTCCACCCCGCTGTATCTGGCGGCGTTGAGCTGGGTGGCCACCAGCGCGCCAGACGTGCGGCAGCTGATCAGCGTGGTGCGCGAGGACCACGCTGATCAGGTGGCCTTCCTGACAGCCGCCGGGTTCCGCAACGCCCACCAGTCGTGGGGTGCCCACCTGGCGCTGCCCGACCTGGACCTCACCCGGTATGACGCGCTGGAGGAGCGGCTGTATCTGGCGGGTTACGAGACCGAGCGGCTCGCGTGGCCCGCCCCGGCCGCCGATCTGGCCAGCCTGTACCGGCTGTGGGAACAGGGCGTGCAGGACGCGCCCCGCAACCCCACCACCACGCCGGATCCGCTGAGCCCCGAGACATTCCGCAGCCAGTTGCAGCAGGAGGTGGTATTTCTGGTGCGCTGGAAGGGGCAGCCGGTGGCCAGCACCCGCCTCACTCCCACCGGTGACAGTGTGGACACCGAACACACCGTGGTGGACCGCGCGCACCGGGGCCGGGGGCTCGCCACGGTGGTGAAGGCCGCCTCGCTCGGCTGGGCCCGGGCGGAAGGGTACACCCGGGCCAGCACCGGAGGCAGCGTGGCCAACCTGCCGATGCTGCGGGTCAATCAGCGGCTCGGGTACCGGCCGGAACCGATGTGGCTCACCTGGGTCCGGCCGCTGGACATGACCGAGCAGGGCTAG
- a CDS encoding TCR/Tet family MFS transporter, translating to MRPQRPAALAFILITVLIDVMGIGLIIPVLPQLIKRLAGSEVAGAQMLGVLAAVFGLMQFVCAPLLGALSDRYGRRPVLLGSLLGTGLDYLLLYFAPNLWWLLLGRLIAGVTSASITVANAYIADVSRPEDRARQFGLLGATFGVGFILGPVLGGVLGNVDLRLPFAFAAGLALLNALYGLLVLPESLPPERRGTVARNVLNPFAPLANLGRYPLVRSLAGSFVLFGLAQQVIFSTWVLFTEDVLGWTPAQNGLGLALVGVTTALVQAVLVGVAMRVLGERRAILAGLLIGAVQFVLMGLARSDAMMYIAIVVGSLGGIAGPALQGRISRSVDEREQGSVQGALTGLNSLVGVVGPLLATWVFAHFTANPQARVPGAAFFMGAVFSLLATVLVGLVLSRMPEQQGSSLDDGQPAR from the coding sequence ATGCGACCTCAACGACCGGCGGCCCTGGCGTTCATCCTGATCACGGTGCTGATCGACGTGATGGGCATCGGCCTGATCATTCCCGTGCTGCCGCAGCTGATCAAGCGGCTGGCCGGTTCGGAGGTGGCGGGCGCGCAGATGCTGGGTGTGCTGGCGGCCGTCTTCGGCCTGATGCAGTTCGTGTGCGCCCCGCTGCTGGGCGCGCTCTCGGACCGCTACGGCCGCCGTCCGGTGCTGCTGGGCAGCCTGCTCGGCACCGGGCTCGACTACCTGCTGCTGTACTTCGCGCCCAACCTGTGGTGGTTGCTGCTGGGCCGCCTGATCGCGGGCGTGACCAGTGCCAGCATCACGGTGGCCAACGCCTACATCGCCGACGTGTCACGGCCAGAGGACCGTGCCCGGCAGTTCGGGCTGCTGGGCGCGACCTTCGGGGTGGGCTTCATCCTGGGGCCGGTGCTGGGCGGCGTGTTGGGCAACGTGGACCTGCGGCTGCCGTTCGCCTTCGCAGCGGGACTGGCGCTGCTCAACGCCCTGTACGGCCTGCTGGTGCTGCCCGAGTCGCTGCCGCCGGAGCGGCGCGGCACGGTGGCCAGGAACGTGCTCAACCCGTTCGCGCCGCTGGCGAACCTGGGCCGCTATCCGCTGGTGCGCAGCCTGGCCGGGAGCTTCGTGCTGTTCGGGCTGGCGCAGCAGGTGATCTTCAGCACCTGGGTGCTGTTCACCGAGGATGTGCTCGGCTGGACCCCGGCGCAGAACGGGCTGGGCCTGGCGCTGGTGGGCGTCACCACGGCGCTGGTTCAGGCGGTGCTGGTGGGGGTGGCGATGCGGGTGCTGGGTGAGCGTCGGGCCATCCTGGCGGGCCTGCTGATCGGCGCGGTGCAGTTCGTGCTGATGGGGCTGGCGCGCAGCGACGCGATGATGTACATCGCCATCGTGGTGGGCAGCCTGGGCGGCATCGCCGGTCCGGCGCTCCAGGGCCGCATCAGCCGCTCGGTGGACGAGCGCGAGCAGGGCAGCGTCCAGGGCGCGCTGACCGGCCTGAACAGTCTGGTGGGGGTGGTGGGCCCGCTGCTGGCCACCTGGGTCTTCGCCCACTTCACCGCCAATCCGCAGGCGCGGGTGCCGGGCGCGGCCTTCTTCATGGGCGCGGTGTTCTCGCTGCTGGCCACCGTGCTGGTGGGGCTGGTGCTCAGCCGGATGCCGGAACAGCAGGGCAGCAGCCTGGACGATGGTCAGCCGGCCCGCTGA
- a CDS encoding ATP-binding protein, whose amino-acid sequence MREERRERKRAARRHRRRPTGLRARLTRTFVLVAVLAVALTSFLTVGSVFRVLRQEQLSPTSLDATPARTAGQQITSSAVRAGLLIAGLASVVAAGVTRQITRPLSSLTEAARRLEAGERGVQVPVPPRADEVQTLILTFNALTTRLARQEAWRRGLVADIAHDLRTPLAVLRSEIEAMQDGLVSPDEAGLARLHGEVLLLARLVSDLRTLSLAESGAMSLNMQPLDAALLLRSAVDAHRGRAGAAGVQLTLDAPGPVPFHADPDRMTQVLNNLIDNALRYAAPGPLDLQAGQEGQRVVLRVRDHGPGFQSGDLSRAFERFFRAEASRTRHTDDQGRASSGLGLAIARALVEAQGGHIEARNHPQGGAEFVMQFPADTPGRP is encoded by the coding sequence ATGAGGGAGGAACGGCGCGAGCGCAAGCGGGCGGCCCGTCGCCACCGGCGGCGTCCCACCGGCCTGCGGGCGCGCCTGACCCGCACCTTTGTGCTGGTGGCGGTGCTGGCGGTGGCGCTCACCAGTTTCCTGACGGTGGGCTCAGTGTTTCGGGTGCTGCGCCAGGAGCAGCTCAGCCCGACCAGCCTGGACGCCACGCCGGCGCGCACCGCCGGTCAGCAGATCACCAGCAGCGCGGTGCGGGCCGGGCTGCTGATCGCCGGGCTGGCCAGCGTCGTGGCGGCGGGCGTCACCCGGCAGATCACCCGGCCGCTCTCCTCGCTGACCGAGGCGGCGCGGCGGCTGGAGGCTGGCGAGCGCGGCGTGCAGGTGCCGGTGCCGCCGCGTGCCGACGAGGTGCAGACCCTGATCCTGACCTTCAATGCCCTGACCACAAGGCTGGCCCGGCAGGAAGCGTGGCGACGCGGGCTGGTGGCTGACATCGCCCATGACCTGCGCACCCCGCTGGCGGTGCTGCGCAGCGAGATTGAGGCAATGCAGGACGGGCTGGTCTCGCCGGACGAGGCGGGGCTGGCGCGGCTGCACGGTGAGGTGCTGCTGCTGGCCCGACTGGTCAGCGACCTGCGGACCCTCTCGCTGGCCGAGAGCGGCGCCATGAGCCTGAACATGCAACCGCTGGACGCCGCCCTGCTGCTGCGTTCAGCGGTGGACGCGCACCGGGGCCGCGCCGGGGCTGCCGGGGTGCAGCTGACCCTGGACGCGCCCGGACCGGTGCCGTTCCACGCGGACCCGGACCGGATGACCCAGGTGCTCAACAACCTGATCGACAACGCGCTCCGGTACGCCGCGCCGGGGCCGCTCGATCTGCAGGCGGGCCAGGAGGGTCAGCGGGTGGTGCTGCGGGTGCGCGACCACGGTCCAGGCTTCCAGAGCGGTGACCTGTCGCGGGCGTTTGAGCGGTTCTTCCGGGCCGAGGCGAGCCGCACCCGCCACACCGACGATCAGGGCCGGGCCAGCAGCGGTCTGGGGCTGGCCATTGCCCGCGCGCTGGTGGAGGCGCAGGGCGGGCACATCGAGGCGCGCAACCATCCGCAGGGCGGCGCGGAATTCGTGATGCAGTTTCCGGCCGACACGCCGGGCCGCCCCTAG